A window of Trueperaceae bacterium contains these coding sequences:
- a CDS encoding CDC48 family AAA ATPase yields MAEQTGVEKSVKLQVAGAQRPDVGKGVARLSSQALRRLDLRQGDVVEIACKRTTAALAAPPYEEDEGLDIIRLDGLMRSNVGAGIGDQVEVRRAEVKPAKRVVLAPAQKNVRLSGPGAALLRTLLGRPLVAGDVISTSVYRRGHQTDGGPFPDEVFRALFEQRAFGLQEIRLLVTSTNPRGVVQVTGETEIDLRPQYEEPEDARKIDVTYDDVGGMGSAIEQVREMIELPLKHPELFSRLGIDPPKGVLLHGPPGTGKTLLARAVANESDARFFHIGGPEIIGSRYGESEQRLRDIFAEAEKNSPSIVFIDELDSIAPKRSEASGEVERRVVAQLLTLMDGLEPRQNVVVIGATNRVDVIDEALRRPGRFDREIVVGVPDRDGRRETLEIHTRGMPLADDVDLDELARVTYGYVGADLSALAREAAIDALRRALPSIDLEAEEIPPDMLENLQVTAQDFTHAMRRIQPSALREIMIQVPDVAWEDIGGLDEVKQTLKEGIELPLKEPEAFRRLGIRAPKGILLFGPPGTGKTLVAKAVARESEANFTSMQSSDLLSKWYGESEKQVARLFQRARQVAPTVIFLDEIDALAPQRGGGLGEPAVTERVVNTLLSEMDGLEELQGVVVIGATNRPTLLDQALLRPGRFDEVVYVPVPDLEGREVILGIHLSGMPLAEDVDIGELADRTKGYTGADLENLVRRAGMQALRENLQTEAVSMRYFEQALAETRASVTPEMEEEYRRMVEELKQENPRSRRIGFQ; encoded by the coding sequence ATGGCCGAACAGACCGGTGTCGAGAAGAGCGTGAAGCTACAGGTCGCGGGCGCCCAACGCCCCGATGTCGGCAAGGGCGTGGCCCGGCTCAGCAGCCAGGCGTTGCGGCGCCTCGACCTGCGTCAGGGTGACGTCGTCGAGATCGCCTGCAAGCGAACCACCGCGGCGCTGGCGGCGCCTCCCTACGAAGAGGACGAGGGCCTCGACATCATCCGGCTCGACGGGCTGATGAGGTCGAACGTGGGCGCCGGCATCGGCGATCAGGTGGAGGTGCGGCGGGCCGAGGTCAAACCGGCCAAGCGGGTCGTTCTGGCGCCGGCGCAGAAGAACGTGCGCCTTTCGGGCCCGGGCGCGGCCCTGCTGCGCACCCTCCTGGGTCGACCCCTGGTCGCCGGCGACGTCATCTCTACGTCGGTCTACCGTCGCGGTCACCAGACGGACGGCGGCCCCTTCCCCGACGAAGTGTTCCGCGCGCTCTTCGAACAGCGCGCCTTCGGTCTCCAGGAGATACGCCTGCTGGTCACCTCGACCAATCCGAGGGGCGTCGTGCAGGTAACCGGCGAGACGGAGATCGACCTGCGGCCTCAGTACGAGGAGCCCGAGGACGCCCGCAAGATCGACGTGACCTACGACGACGTCGGGGGCATGGGCTCGGCCATCGAGCAGGTGCGCGAGATGATCGAGTTGCCGCTCAAGCACCCCGAGCTCTTCTCGCGACTGGGCATAGATCCGCCCAAGGGGGTACTGCTCCACGGACCGCCAGGGACGGGCAAGACGCTCCTTGCACGGGCCGTGGCGAACGAATCGGACGCCCGCTTCTTCCATATCGGCGGACCCGAGATAATCGGCAGCCGTTACGGCGAGTCTGAACAACGTCTGCGCGACATATTCGCGGAAGCGGAGAAGAACTCTCCGTCGATCGTGTTCATAGACGAGCTCGACTCGATCGCGCCGAAGCGTTCCGAGGCCAGCGGAGAGGTCGAGCGCCGGGTGGTCGCTCAGCTGCTCACCCTGATGGACGGGCTCGAGCCTCGGCAGAACGTGGTCGTGATCGGCGCGACCAACCGGGTCGACGTTATCGATGAGGCCCTGCGGCGGCCGGGTCGTTTCGACCGGGAGATCGTCGTAGGCGTGCCGGACCGGGACGGCCGGCGCGAGACGCTCGAGATCCACACCCGCGGCATGCCGCTCGCCGACGACGTCGACCTCGACGAACTGGCGCGCGTCACCTACGGCTACGTGGGCGCCGACCTCTCGGCCCTGGCACGCGAGGCCGCCATCGACGCGTTGCGACGGGCGCTACCCTCGATCGACCTGGAGGCCGAGGAGATCCCACCCGACATGCTCGAGAACCTGCAGGTGACGGCCCAGGACTTCACCCATGCGATGAGGCGCATCCAGCCCTCGGCGCTGCGCGAGATCATGATCCAGGTGCCCGACGTAGCTTGGGAAGACATAGGCGGCCTCGACGAGGTCAAGCAGACGTTGAAGGAGGGCATCGAGCTGCCCCTCAAGGAGCCCGAGGCATTCCGTCGGCTGGGCATCCGGGCGCCCAAGGGGATCCTGCTGTTCGGCCCACCCGGCACCGGCAAGACGCTCGTCGCGAAGGCGGTAGCGCGTGAGTCGGAGGCCAACTTCACCTCGATGCAGTCGTCGGATCTGCTGTCGAAATGGTACGGGGAGTCGGAGAAACAGGTGGCGAGACTGTTCCAGCGTGCTCGGCAGGTGGCGCCCACGGTCATATTCCTCGACGAGATCGATGCGCTGGCGCCGCAGCGAGGAGGCGGCCTCGGTGAGCCGGCCGTCACCGAGCGGGTCGTGAACACTCTGCTCTCCGAGATGGACGGACTCGAAGAGCTCCAGGGCGTGGTGGTGATCGGGGCGACGAACCGACCCACCCTGCTCGATCAGGCGCTGCTGCGCCCAGGCCGGTTCGACGAGGTCGTCTACGTGCCGGTGCCCGATCTGGAGGGGCGCGAGGTGATCCTGGGCATCCACCTGAGCGGGATGCCGCTGGCCGAGGACGTCGACATCGGCGAGTTGGCCGATCGCACCAAGGGCTACACCGGCGCCGACCTGGAGAACCTGGTCAGGCGGGCCGGGATGCAGGCGCTGCGGGAGAACCTGCAGACCGAGGCCGTTTCGATGCGCTATTTCGAGCAGGCGCTGGCAGAGACCCGCGCCTCGGTGACGCCGGAGATGGAGGAGGAGTACCGGCGCATGGTCGAGGAACTGAAGCAGGAGAATCCGCGGTCGCGGCGGATAGGCTTTCAGTAG
- a CDS encoding VIT1/CCC1 transporter family protein, which translates to MTATTLERRELLEHRQDEADTAYIYESIAATTREPEVRSLLESLAREEGAHRRQFEERLAAVPEFRPSPRARFLVAVARLLGERLVLALLRLEEGREVARFLRLAQSGVDEPWLRQLARESAAHARALGRLTGVRSDPWHHNEAGGMVRNVVYGFNDGLTANFGLIAGVIGASVSREIILLTGFSGLVASAFSMAASGYLAAQSQREVDENELNTQRTELLLWPEQEESYLAGVYRERGLSEEEARVAAERVMSDPEVALQELAKEKLGIGEAGESPIREGVTTGVATVFGALVPIVPFFFGGGAWAVAASFLVAMAAHFLVGAARSALTGRNWFRSGFDMFVVGLGVAAAGYLVGYLLTGILPAG; encoded by the coding sequence GTGACCGCGACCACTCTCGAGCGCAGGGAACTGTTGGAACACCGACAGGACGAGGCGGATACCGCCTACATCTACGAGTCGATAGCTGCCACCACCCGCGAGCCCGAGGTGAGATCGCTCCTCGAATCGCTGGCGCGGGAAGAGGGGGCGCACCGCAGGCAGTTCGAGGAGCGCCTCGCCGCGGTTCCCGAGTTCCGGCCGTCACCGCGCGCGCGGTTCCTCGTGGCCGTCGCCCGCCTCCTGGGTGAGCGGCTCGTGCTTGCACTGCTGCGCCTCGAGGAGGGCCGTGAGGTCGCTCGGTTCCTGAGGCTGGCGCAGTCGGGGGTGGACGAGCCGTGGCTGAGGCAGTTGGCGCGCGAGTCGGCCGCCCATGCGCGCGCGCTCGGTCGACTCACCGGCGTCCGCTCCGACCCCTGGCACCACAACGAGGCCGGCGGCATGGTGCGCAATGTCGTCTACGGCTTCAACGACGGGCTCACCGCCAACTTCGGCCTGATCGCCGGCGTGATCGGCGCCTCTGTGAGCCGGGAGATCATCCTCCTCACCGGCTTCTCGGGCCTGGTCGCGTCGGCCTTCTCGATGGCCGCCAGCGGCTACCTGGCGGCGCAGAGCCAACGGGAGGTCGACGAGAACGAGTTGAACACGCAGCGCACCGAACTCCTGCTCTGGCCCGAACAGGAAGAGTCGTACCTCGCCGGCGTCTACCGCGAGCGGGGCCTCTCGGAGGAGGAGGCCAGGGTCGCTGCCGAACGGGTCATGAGCGACCCCGAGGTAGCTCTTCAGGAGCTCGCCAAGGAGAAGCTCGGCATCGGTGAAGCGGGCGAATCGCCGATCAGGGAGGGTGTCACGACCGGCGTCGCGACCGTCTTCGGAGCGCTGGTGCCCATCGTCCCGTTCTTCTTCGGTGGCGGCGCCTGGGCCGTAGCCGCCTCCTTCCTCGTCGCCATGGCCGCGCACTTCCTGGTGGGCGCGGCACGAAGCGCACTCACTGGCCGGAACTGGTTCCGCAGCGGCTTCGACATGTTCGTCGTTGGCCTTGGGGTAGCGGCGGCGGGCTACCTCGTGGGTTACCTGCTCACCGGCATCCTGCCCGCCGGTTGA
- a CDS encoding HAD family phosphatase — protein MRAIIFDLSEVLIAGLIGIETSLAERFGMDPEAVLRAFGGTHLDELLHGRSSEEEYLQSVLGVHGWDAGAAELKELIRANFRRRVEGMDEIVEALAERFDLVLLSDHGTEWVNFIRSIHPFLGQFSHQFYSCELGCTKRSPEAFLAVLRELGGTPGDYLFIDDNPGNVEVARGVGLDGIRFTGAESLRDELDRRGITLSR, from the coding sequence ATGCGGGCAATCATCTTCGACCTGTCCGAAGTGTTGATCGCCGGCCTCATCGGGATCGAGACGTCGCTTGCCGAGCGCTTCGGCATGGACCCGGAAGCCGTGCTACGGGCGTTCGGCGGGACCCACCTCGACGAGCTTCTTCACGGCCGGAGCAGCGAAGAAGAGTATCTCCAGTCGGTCCTGGGAGTGCACGGCTGGGATGCCGGAGCGGCCGAGTTGAAAGAGCTCATCCGCGCGAACTTCCGCCGGCGGGTGGAGGGGATGGACGAGATCGTCGAGGCTCTGGCGGAGCGCTTCGATCTGGTGCTCCTCTCGGATCACGGTACCGAGTGGGTGAACTTCATCCGCTCGATCCACCCGTTCCTGGGCCAGTTCTCACACCAGTTCTACTCCTGCGAACTGGGCTGCACGAAGCGAAGCCCGGAAGCGTTCCTGGCGGTGCTGCGGGAGTTGGGCGGAACGCCGGGCGACTACCTGTTCATCGACGACAATCCGGGCAACGTGGAGGTCGCACGAGGCGTCGGGTTGGACGGCATCAGATTCACCGGGGCCGAGTCACTCCGCGACGAACTCGACCGCCGGGGCATCACCCTGTCCCGCTAG
- a CDS encoding DinB family protein — protein MEGVIDLDELLEHWEGHRRLTRRTIAAFPDDELFSHRVEPLRSFGEMIGEALEVTPLLEGIANDHWEWRLEYEQVKSKAELLEAWDESLRSIREYWPSITGEKLERVEPDHFFGGPAQSNLARLLYQIDNEIHHRAQGYVYLRQLGIEPPPFYER, from the coding sequence GTGGAAGGTGTAATCGACCTCGACGAACTACTGGAGCACTGGGAGGGCCACCGGCGACTGACCCGCCGCACGATCGCCGCCTTTCCAGACGATGAGCTGTTCAGCCACAGGGTCGAGCCTCTGCGGAGCTTCGGCGAGATGATCGGCGAAGCCCTCGAGGTCACGCCCTTGCTCGAGGGGATCGCGAACGATCACTGGGAGTGGCGGCTGGAGTACGAACAGGTGAAGAGCAAGGCGGAACTGCTCGAGGCCTGGGACGAGTCGCTGCGGTCGATCCGCGAGTACTGGCCCTCGATCACCGGGGAAAAGCTCGAGCGGGTCGAGCCGGATCACTTCTTCGGAGGACCGGCGCAGTCGAACCTGGCGCGACTCCTCTACCAGATCGACAACGAGATCCACCACCGAGCTCAGGGCTACGTCTACCTCAGGCAGCTCGGCATAGAACCTCCGCCCTTCTACGAGCGCTGA
- a CDS encoding VOC family protein, with protein MESRISFVTLGVSDLEASREFYRRLLDKDQLNDEAGVAFFEMGRTWLALYPRGELAADAGMQDGGSGGFPGFALAHNVRTAEEVDAVLEEAERAGGRIVKPGAKAFWGGYTGYFADPDGFLWEVAWNPNFPHV; from the coding sequence ATGGAGTCGAGGATCAGTTTCGTGACGCTGGGCGTGAGCGACCTCGAGGCGTCGAGGGAGTTCTATCGGCGGTTGCTGGACAAGGATCAGCTGAACGATGAGGCGGGGGTGGCTTTCTTCGAGATGGGCAGGACCTGGCTGGCGCTCTACCCCAGAGGAGAGCTGGCCGCGGACGCCGGGATGCAGGACGGGGGAAGCGGCGGCTTCCCGGGTTTCGCCCTCGCCCACAACGTCCGGACGGCAGAAGAGGTCGACGCCGTACTGGAGGAGGCCGAGCGGGCCGGTGGACGGATCGTCAAACCCGGGGCGAAGGCGTTCTGGGGCGGCTACACCGGCTACTTCGCCGATCCCGACGGCTTCCTCTGGGAGGTCGCCTGGAACCCCAACTTCCCGCACGTGTGA
- a CDS encoding Xaa-Pro peptidase family protein — protein sequence MDWIETAQAELRAQGLAGWLLYDFRGSNPVAKRFMGLGGLITRRVFLLVPARGTPTLLVHAIERRSLPDLPFEVVSYSSRSSLEAELAQLLPEGPVALEYSPRNDIPYLSFVDAGTVELLRDLGVEPVSSGDLLQVFSAWTNEQIAAHERAVAGVYRAKDEAISFISRRASDGASANESEVQRVITRVLQEAGLTFDHQAIVGFGPNSGDPHFVTPSQGGRRLQPGDPILLDIFAKEADGDAPYADITWMGSYGPPSAKFLELFEIVRDARDIGVRTMREAYEAGRRPSGSDVDRKVRGHIAGKGYGEYFIHRTGHSLGTRSTHGDAVHLDDFETRDTRKLLPGIAVTVEPGVYLPEFGVRSEIDVLLEEAGPRITTDPQRELTVIELS from the coding sequence ATGGACTGGATCGAGACCGCTCAAGCCGAGCTTCGCGCCCAAGGCCTGGCCGGCTGGCTTCTCTACGACTTCCGCGGCTCCAACCCGGTCGCGAAGCGCTTCATGGGACTGGGTGGGCTGATCACCCGCCGGGTATTCCTGCTGGTGCCGGCGCGGGGCACCCCCACCCTGCTCGTTCACGCCATCGAACGCCGCTCGCTTCCCGACCTGCCGTTCGAGGTCGTGAGCTACAGCTCGCGCTCCTCACTCGAGGCGGAGCTAGCCCAGCTGCTTCCCGAAGGCCCGGTCGCCCTCGAGTACTCACCGCGCAACGACATCCCCTACCTCTCCTTCGTCGATGCCGGCACAGTAGAGCTGCTCCGGGATTTGGGGGTCGAGCCGGTCAGCTCGGGCGATCTGCTCCAGGTCTTCAGCGCCTGGACGAACGAGCAGATCGCCGCGCACGAGCGGGCGGTGGCCGGGGTGTACCGGGCCAAGGACGAGGCCATCTCTTTCATCTCCCGGAGGGCGAGCGACGGCGCGTCGGCTAACGAGTCGGAGGTCCAGCGAGTCATCACCCGGGTGCTCCAGGAGGCAGGACTCACCTTCGATCACCAAGCGATAGTGGGCTTCGGGCCGAACAGCGGCGACCCCCACTTCGTGACGCCCTCCCAGGGAGGCCGCCGTCTCCAACCCGGCGACCCGATCCTGCTCGACATCTTCGCGAAGGAGGCCGACGGCGACGCTCCCTACGCCGACATCACCTGGATGGGGTCGTACGGCCCGCCGTCGGCGAAGTTCCTCGAGCTGTTCGAGATAGTTCGCGACGCTCGCGACATCGGCGTGCGGACGATGCGGGAGGCGTACGAGGCCGGCAGGCGGCCAAGCGGCAGCGACGTCGACCGGAAGGTGCGCGGCCATATCGCGGGCAAGGGCTACGGTGAGTACTTCATCCACCGCACCGGCCACAGCCTTGGGACCCGCTCCACGCATGGGGACGCCGTGCACCTCGATGATTTCGAGACCCGCGATACCCGCAAGCTATTGCCGGGCATCGCGGTGACGGTCGAGCCGGGCGTCTACCTTCCCGAGTTCGGCGTACGCTCCGAGATAGACGTGCTGCTCGAAGAGGCCGGGCCAAGGATCACCACCGACCCTCAGCGCGAGCTCACCGTCATCGAACTCTCTTGA
- a CDS encoding M1 family metallopeptidase — MKPIGGLRGVIAILLLMSAAALAQSGTRARQDAVPYLRGVHPTMSADLPDLGDATVYRLDWTLDGTQLTATEEVRVTNYSAEAWHELYFLLLPNRIGGRMTVGDLQVNGEAVSPGFAGDETVMRVDLPVQLKPGEAATVKLDYRLAVPETGGGNYGILALDEGVLSLAHAYALLAVHDSEGWDVDLPPRYGDLVYARSSFFRVRLDAPASLGVAASGDLIEWNLEGGRQIVEFAAGPVRDFYLAAGEEWEQIVRAQDGVTVRAYARPENRALMERAVETALRSLSLFGDLYGHYPFRELDLVPITTSALGVEFPGIIAIRRELIEEDQRILLESTVAHEVGHQWFYSLVGNDQVSEPWLDESVTQYLTMRYYREVYGEPGYRLFRQGLLERWEQIGRNRLPIGLPVGRYSGSEYGAVIYGLGPLVVERLAQMVGDSTFDGFINDYVERNAFGIATTLEFRQLAEEHCDCSLQQFFEEWVLPRPSARR, encoded by the coding sequence GTGAAGCCGATCGGGGGGCTAAGGGGGGTCATCGCCATCCTGCTGCTGATGTCGGCGGCGGCACTGGCGCAGAGCGGGACGCGGGCCCGGCAGGACGCGGTGCCCTACCTGCGCGGCGTCCACCCCACCATGAGCGCCGATCTGCCCGACCTCGGCGACGCAACCGTCTACCGGCTCGACTGGACCCTCGACGGAACGCAGCTCACCGCGACCGAAGAGGTGCGAGTCACCAACTACAGCGCCGAAGCGTGGCACGAACTCTACTTCCTGCTCCTGCCCAACCGCATCGGTGGACGGATGACGGTAGGGGACCTCCAGGTGAACGGTGAGGCGGTGAGCCCCGGTTTCGCGGGCGACGAGACGGTCATGCGTGTCGACCTGCCTGTCCAGCTGAAGCCCGGTGAGGCGGCAACCGTGAAGCTCGACTACCGACTCGCGGTCCCCGAGACCGGCGGCGGCAACTACGGGATCCTGGCTCTGGACGAAGGGGTACTTTCGCTGGCCCACGCTTACGCCCTCCTCGCCGTTCATGACTCGGAAGGATGGGATGTCGACCTTCCTCCGCGTTACGGCGACCTCGTCTACGCCCGCAGCTCCTTCTTCAGGGTCAGACTCGACGCCCCCGCCAGCCTTGGCGTCGCCGCAAGTGGCGATCTGATCGAGTGGAACCTGGAGGGCGGCAGGCAGATCGTGGAGTTCGCCGCCGGACCGGTTCGCGATTTCTATCTTGCCGCGGGGGAGGAGTGGGAGCAGATAGTCCGGGCTCAGGACGGTGTCACGGTGCGGGCCTACGCTCGGCCCGAGAATCGGGCGCTCATGGAGAGGGCCGTCGAGACGGCGCTCCGCTCGCTGAGCCTCTTCGGCGACCTGTACGGGCACTATCCGTTCCGGGAACTCGACTTGGTTCCGATAACAACCAGCGCCCTGGGAGTCGAGTTCCCGGGGATCATCGCCATCCGGCGCGAGCTGATCGAGGAGGACCAGAGGATCCTCCTCGAGAGCACCGTCGCCCACGAGGTGGGGCACCAGTGGTTCTACTCTCTCGTGGGCAACGACCAGGTGAGCGAGCCGTGGCTCGACGAGTCGGTCACCCAGTACCTGACGATGCGCTACTACCGGGAGGTGTACGGCGAGCCGGGGTACCGGCTCTTCCGACAGGGCCTGCTCGAGCGCTGGGAGCAGATCGGCCGTAACCGTCTGCCTATCGGCCTCCCCGTGGGCCGCTACAGCGGGAGCGAGTATGGCGCCGTCATCTACGGGCTGGGCCCGCTCGTAGTGGAGCGGCTCGCCCAGATGGTGGGGGATTCAACCTTCGACGGCTTCATTAACGATTACGTGGAGCGGAACGCCTTCGGTATCGCTACTACCCTCGAGTTCAGGCAGCTGGCAGAGGAGCACTGCGACTGCTCGCTCCAACAGTTCTTCGAGGAGTGGGTGTTGCCTCGTCCTTCCGCCCGCCGCTAG
- the hisG gene encoding ATP phosphoribosyltransferase: MKPSLTLALPKGRVLEESLTRLRAAGIALELSADPRALRHHADEFAVIEMRNADVPVYVELGVADAGIVGKDVLLEAGSDLYEPVDLGFAACRLSLIRPSGESGTIRRVATKYPRVTATYLERLGSSAEVVRLSGNVELACLTGLADAVVDVVETGATLRANGLAEVDVILESSARFVVNRAALKLKGERLRPLIDRLRAVREGSGG, encoded by the coding sequence GTGAAGCCGAGCCTGACTCTGGCGCTGCCCAAGGGGAGGGTATTGGAGGAGAGCCTGACCCGGCTGAGGGCCGCCGGCATCGCGCTGGAGCTCTCCGCCGACCCGAGGGCGCTCCGCCACCACGCCGACGAGTTCGCCGTGATCGAGATGCGCAATGCCGACGTCCCCGTCTACGTCGAACTGGGCGTCGCCGACGCCGGGATCGTAGGCAAGGACGTGCTGCTCGAGGCGGGCAGCGACCTCTACGAGCCTGTCGACCTGGGCTTCGCCGCCTGCCGGCTGTCGCTCATCAGGCCGAGCGGGGAGTCGGGCACGATCAGGCGGGTGGCGACCAAGTATCCCAGGGTCACCGCCACTTACCTCGAGCGCCTCGGGAGTTCGGCCGAGGTCGTGCGACTCTCCGGCAACGTCGAGCTCGCCTGCCTGACCGGTCTCGCCGACGCCGTGGTCGACGTCGTCGAGACGGGAGCGACGCTTAGGGCGAACGGCTTGGCCGAGGTAGATGTGATCCTCGAGTCGAGCGCCCGTTTCGTGGTCAACAGGGCGGCCCTGAAACTGAAGGGCGAGAGGCTGAGGCCGCTGATCGACCGTCTCAGAGCGGTCCGGGAGGGGAGCGGAGGGTGA
- a CDS encoding ATP phosphoribosyltransferase regulatory subunit, translating into MNGIPDGTRFVLPRQGGLRHRVLEELRNLYLAWGYQQVEVPALEIYDPSHPRANQSFKLSDRDNGVLALRSDFTPALAHLVGTHFPRAAAGEAAVRLQYAGTVWHAIDPDLARTREFTQVGLELAGVSNARADAELIHLARESVRTVGLTPRVEVGNPGFVRALFDLAGVPGRSRGPVADAIDRKDQATLVSLLELLELPSQMVRSLTRVPDLYGDLEVLASARELAPWPETLREVERLEAIVAEFEDPSELLLDLGMARRLSYYTGMTFRAYTFDFGQPLLGGGRYDGALLPAAAGFSLGLERLLTALPEPGEPAPPLVVSLDDAGARLLRKAGIEVVRALESDPDAARREAEELGAHYLLAHELLPLAGERGMLDELNAILEGDR; encoded by the coding sequence GTGAACGGCATCCCCGACGGGACCCGTTTCGTCCTGCCGCGCCAGGGTGGTCTCCGGCACCGGGTGCTCGAGGAGTTGCGCAACCTCTACCTCGCCTGGGGCTACCAGCAGGTCGAGGTGCCGGCTCTGGAGATCTACGACCCGAGCCACCCGCGCGCGAACCAGTCGTTCAAACTATCCGACCGCGACAACGGTGTGCTTGCCCTGCGCAGCGACTTCACGCCCGCTCTGGCCCACCTCGTGGGTACGCACTTCCCCCGGGCGGCAGCCGGCGAGGCTGCGGTACGGCTTCAGTACGCCGGCACCGTGTGGCACGCCATCGACCCGGACCTGGCGCGCACCCGCGAGTTCACCCAGGTGGGCCTCGAACTGGCCGGCGTTTCGAACGCCAGGGCCGACGCGGAACTCATCCACCTGGCCAGGGAGTCGGTGCGAACCGTGGGTCTCACCCCCAGAGTCGAGGTCGGCAATCCGGGATTCGTGCGGGCCCTGTTCGACCTGGCGGGCGTCCCGGGCCGGTCTCGTGGACCGGTCGCCGACGCCATCGACCGGAAGGATCAGGCGACCCTCGTCTCCCTGCTCGAGCTCCTCGAACTCCCTTCCCAGATGGTGCGCTCGCTCACCCGAGTTCCTGACCTTTACGGCGACCTCGAGGTGCTGGCGAGCGCGCGAGAGCTCGCTCCGTGGCCCGAGACGTTGCGTGAGGTGGAGCGACTCGAGGCGATAGTCGCCGAGTTCGAGGATCCGAGCGAGCTGCTTCTCGACCTCGGGATGGCGCGACGGCTCTCCTACTACACCGGCATGACCTTCCGTGCCTACACTTTCGACTTCGGACAGCCGCTCCTGGGGGGCGGCCGCTACGACGGGGCTCTGCTGCCTGCGGCGGCCGGCTTCTCGCTCGGCCTCGAGCGCCTGCTTACCGCCCTGCCGGAACCGGGAGAACCCGCTCCTCCGCTGGTGGTGAGCCTCGACGACGCCGGAGCCCGGTTGCTCCGGAAGGCCGGCATCGAGGTAGTCCGAGCTCTCGAGAGCGACCCCGATGCGGCGAGGCGCGAGGCCGAGGAGCTGGGGGCGCACTACCTGCTGGCCCACGAGCTGCTGCCACTCGCCGGCGAGCGCGGGATGCTGGACGAGCTCAACGCGATCCTCGAGGGGGACCGGTGA
- a CDS encoding DUF4345 domain-containing protein has translation MVASEEDGALGAWELRMSLRSQLAYLAAGLTLVLGLLGLLNPVLTLRLTGLEIVQPRGLGEARALFGAMFLTMGGFMLWALSARPRARGVLRFAGFLWLAAALGRLLSLLINGPFSPGSIALLAFDLLVGAGAYLGSTEPGQAKGAHKSRARGPEPEADDPLRAYRS, from the coding sequence ATGGTAGCATCTGAGGAAGATGGCGCCCTCGGCGCCTGGGAGCTGCGTATGTCGCTACGAAGCCAACTCGCCTACCTCGCAGCCGGCCTCACTCTGGTCCTGGGCCTGTTGGGCCTGCTCAATCCCGTACTCACCCTCCGCCTCACCGGGCTCGAGATCGTCCAACCGCGCGGCCTGGGCGAAGCCCGCGCCCTCTTCGGAGCGATGTTCCTCACCATGGGCGGATTCATGCTGTGGGCCTTGTCGGCACGTCCGCGGGCCCGAGGCGTGCTCCGCTTCGCAGGTTTCCTCTGGCTCGCCGCCGCGCTCGGCCGCCTCCTGAGCCTGCTGATAAACGGACCGTTCTCGCCAGGCAGCATCGCTTTGCTCGCGTTCGACCTTTTAGTCGGCGCGGGCGCCTATCTAGGCAGCACCGAACCCGGTCAGGCGAAGGGCGCCCACAAGAGCCGAGCCCGAGGCCCCGAACCGGAAGCAGACGATCCACTGCGGGCCTACCGCTCCTGA